Proteins from one Bufo gargarizans isolate SCDJY-AF-19 chromosome 8, ASM1485885v1, whole genome shotgun sequence genomic window:
- the LOC122945687 gene encoding queuosine salvage protein-like — MAAPLGPRETGKFITENSKHVFVDTEGVRSLAEKLFEKIDRKELTLKGWKFLHELNPQGSGEDAVNWVFFADTLNFSFWSENQDKKYLVKYKGKEYSGYWSFCAAINRSLDEGIPITTPSYYSTVSLDQLKYVFRSDTDVPITMIETRLEILHQTGKILMEKFGGSFLNCVKKSERSAVKLLQLVIENFPSYRDEAVYQGKKVAFYKRAQILVGDTWAVLEGKDEGSFYDINKITMFADYRVPQTLLHFGVIRYSEELVKKLKEGWLFHNGDQEEMEIRGCSIWAVELIYEHVQELFKKKGGKISHEVNPILINNFLWDFARDNRKAVDVVPFHRVRCIYY; from the exons ATGGCAGCTCCACTTGGACCCAGAGAGACTGGCAAGTTCATCACTGAGAACAGCAAGCATGTGTTTGTGGACACGGAGGGTGTGCGCTCCCTCGCTGAGAAGCTCTTTGAGAAGATTGATCGTAAGGAGCTCACCTTGAAGGGATGGAAATTCCTCCATGAATTAAACCCACAGGGCTCTGGGGAAGATGCTGTCAACTGGGTGTTTTTTGCAGACACTTTGAACTTCTCCTTCTGGTCAGAAAATCAAGATAAGAAGTACTTGGTCAAGTACAAAGGAAAGGAGTATAGTGGCTACTGGTCATTTTGTGCTGCCATAAATCGTTCCTTGGATGAAG GAATTCCAATCACTACGCCGTCATATTATTCCACTGTATCACTGGACCAGCTAAAGTATGTTTTCCGTTCTGACACGGATGTTCCTATCACCATGATTGAAACTCGTCTTGAGATCCTTCATCAGACTGGAAAGATCCTGATGGAAAAGTTTGGAGGCTCTTTTCTGAACTGTGTAAAGAAGAGTGAAAGAAGTGCAGTGAAACTCTTGCAGCTGGTGATAGAGAACTTTCCATCCTACAGAGATGAAGCTGTCTACCAG GGTAAGAAGGTGGCCTTCTATAAGCGTGCTCAGATCCTTGTGGGAGACACCTGGGCAGTACTAGAAGGAAAAGACGAGGGCTCCTTCTATGACATCAACAAAATAACCATGTTTGCTGACTATCGAGTTCCTCAAACTTTGCTTCACTTTGGAGTCATTAGATATTCGGAAGAGCTAGTGAAAAAGCTAAAAGAAG GTTGGTTGTTTCATAATGGAGATCAGGAGGAGATGGAGATCAGGGGCTGCTCTATCTGGGCTGTGGAGCTGATTTATGAGCATGTGCAGGAACTATTCAAAAAGAAGGGAGGAAAAATAAGCCATGAAGTCAATCCTATACTCATCAATAACTTTTTGTGGGACTTTGCACGTGACAACAGAAAGGCTGTAGATGTTGTACCCTTTCACAGAGTGCGCTGCATCTATTACTAG